A section of the Perognathus longimembris pacificus isolate PPM17 chromosome 7, ASM2315922v1, whole genome shotgun sequence genome encodes:
- the Lypla2 gene encoding acyl-protein thioesterase 2 isoform X1, with amino-acid sequence MCGNTMSVPLLTDAATVSGAERETAAVIFLHGLGDTGHSWADALSTIRLPHVKYICPHAPRIPVTLNMKMVMPSWFDLMGLSPDAPEDEAGIKKAAENIKALIEHEMKNGIPANRIVLGGFSQGGALSLYTALTCPHPLAGIVALSCWLPLHRNFPQAANGSAKDLAILQCHGELDPMVPVRFGALTAEKLRSVVTPARVQFKTYPGVMHSSCPQEMAAVKEFLEKLLPPV; translated from the exons ATGTGTGGTAACACCATGTCTGTGCCCCTGCTCACTGACGCTGCCACCGTGTCTGGAGCTGAGCGGGAAACAGCTGCG GTTATCTTTTTACATGGACTCGGAGACACAGG GCACAGCTGGGCTGACGCCCTCTCCACCATCAGGCTCCCTCACGTCAAGTACATCTGTCCCCATGC GCCTAGGATCCCTGTGACACTCAACATGAAGATGGTGATGCCCTCCTG GTTTGACCTGATGGGACTGAGTCCAGATGCCCCAGAAGATGAGGCTGGCATCAAGAAGGCAGCTGAGAACA TCAAGGCCTTGATTGAGCACGAGATGAAGAACGGGATCCCCGCCAATCGGATCGTCCTGGGTGGCTTTTCACAG GGTGGGGCTCTGTCCCTCTACACGGCTCTCACCTGCCCCCACCCTCTGGCTGGCATCGTGGCATTGAGCTGTTGGCTGCCCCTGCACCGGAACTTCCCCCAG GCGGCCAACGGCAGTGCCAAGGACCTGGCCATCCTTCAGTGTCATGGGGAGCTGGACCCCATGGTACCTGTTCGGTTTGGAGCCCTGACAGCTGAGAAGCTCCGGTCTGTTGTCACACCCGCCAGGGTCCAGTTCAAGACTTACCCAGGTGTCATGCACAGCTCCTGCCCGCAG GAGATGGCAGCTGTGAAGGAATTCCTTGAAAAGCTGCTGCCGCCAGTCTAA
- the Hmgcl gene encoding hydroxymethylglutaryl-CoA lyase, mitochondrial isoform X2 — translation MGTFPKQVKIVEVGPRDGLQNEKSIVPTAVKIRLIDMLSEAGLPVIEATSFVSPKWVPQMADHTEVLKGIQKFPGISYPVLTPNMKGFEAAVAAGAKEVSIFGAVSELFTRKNVNCSVAESFQRFDGIMKAAQAANIPVRGYVSCTLGCPYEGKISPAKVAEVAKKLYSMGCYEISLGDTIGVGTPGLMKDMLSAVMHEVPVAALAVHCHDTYGQALANTLMALQMGVSVVDSSVAGLGGCPYAQGASGNLATEDLVYMLSGLGIHTGVNLQKLLEAGDFICQALNRKTSSKVAQATCKL, via the exons ATGGGCACCTTTCCAAAGCAGGTGAAGATTGTGGAAGTTGGCCCCCGAGATGGTCTACAAAATGAAAAG AGTATTGTACCTACTGCTGTGAAGATCAGGCTGATCGACATGCTTTCTGAAGCGGGGCTCCCCGTCATAGAAGCCACCAGCTTTGTGTCTCCCAAATGGGTTCCTCAG ATGGCTGACCACACTGAAGTCTTGAAGGGCATTCAGAAGTTTCCTGGCATCAGCTACCCAGTCCTGACCCCAAACATGAAAGGCTTTGAGGCAGCG GTGGCTGCCGGAGCCAAGGAAGTAAGCATCTTCGGTGCTGTCTCGGAGCTCTTCACCAGGAAGAACGTCAACTGCTCCGTAGCCGAGAGCTTCCAGCGCTTTGACGGGATCATGAAGGCCGCTCAGGCCGCCAACATTCCCGTGCGCGG GTACGTCTCCTGTACCCTTGGATGCCCTTATGAAGGGAAGATCTCCCCGGCTAAAGTGGCTGAG GTTGCCAAGAAGCTGTACTCCATGGGCTGCTATGAGATCTCCCTAGGGGATACCATTGGTGTGGGCACCCCGGGGCTCATGAAAGATATGCTGTCTGCTGTCATGCACGAGGTGCCTGTGGCTGCCCTGGCTGTCCACTGCCATGACACCTATGGCCAAGCCCTGGCCAACACTTTGATGGCTCTGCAG ATGGGAGTGAGTGTTGTGGACTCTTCTGTGGCGGGACTCGGAGGCTGCCCCTATGCACAGGGGGCATCGGGGAATTTGGCCACTGAGGACCTGGTCTACATGCTCTCGGGCTTGGGCATTCACACG GGTGTAAACCTCCAGAAGCTCCTGGAAGCTGGGGACTTTATCTGCCAAGCCCTGAACAGAAAAACCAGCTCCAAAGTGGCTCAGGCTACCTGTAAACTCTGA
- the Lypla2 gene encoding acyl-protein thioesterase 2 isoform X2 yields the protein MCGNTMSVPLLTDAATVSGAERETAAVIFLHGLGDTGHSWADALSTIRLPHVKYICPHAPRIPVTLNMKMVMPSWFDLMGLSPDAPEDEAGIKKAAENIKALIEHEMKNGIPANRIVLGGFSQGGALSLYTALTCPHPLAGIVALSCWLPLHRNFPQAANGSAKDLAILQCHGELDPMVPVRFGALTAEKLRSVVTPARVQFKTYPGDGSCEGIP from the exons ATGTGTGGTAACACCATGTCTGTGCCCCTGCTCACTGACGCTGCCACCGTGTCTGGAGCTGAGCGGGAAACAGCTGCG GTTATCTTTTTACATGGACTCGGAGACACAGG GCACAGCTGGGCTGACGCCCTCTCCACCATCAGGCTCCCTCACGTCAAGTACATCTGTCCCCATGC GCCTAGGATCCCTGTGACACTCAACATGAAGATGGTGATGCCCTCCTG GTTTGACCTGATGGGACTGAGTCCAGATGCCCCAGAAGATGAGGCTGGCATCAAGAAGGCAGCTGAGAACA TCAAGGCCTTGATTGAGCACGAGATGAAGAACGGGATCCCCGCCAATCGGATCGTCCTGGGTGGCTTTTCACAG GGTGGGGCTCTGTCCCTCTACACGGCTCTCACCTGCCCCCACCCTCTGGCTGGCATCGTGGCATTGAGCTGTTGGCTGCCCCTGCACCGGAACTTCCCCCAG GCGGCCAACGGCAGTGCCAAGGACCTGGCCATCCTTCAGTGTCATGGGGAGCTGGACCCCATGGTACCTGTTCGGTTTGGAGCCCTGACAGCTGAGAAGCTCCGGTCTGTTGTCACACCCGCCAGGGTCCAGTTCAAGACTTACCCAG GAGATGGCAGCTGTGAAGGAATTCCTTGA
- the Gale gene encoding UDP-glucose 4-epimerase isoform X1, whose amino-acid sequence MHTWKWSPRQGHVDTGPPGGPRGAMAEKVLVTGGAGYIGSHTVLELLEAGYSPVVIDNFHNAIRGGGALPESLQRVQELTGRSVEFEEMDILDQAALQRLFKKHSFKAVIHFAGLKAVGESVQKPLDYYRVNLTGTIQLLEIMRAHEVKNLVFSSSATVYGNPQYLPLDESHPTGACTNPYGKSKFFIEEMIQDLCRADKTWNAVLLRYFNPTGAHASGRIGEDPQGVPNNLMPYVSQVAIGRREALNVFGDDYATEDGTGVRDYIHVVDLAKGHIAALKKLKEQCGCRIYNLGTGTGYSVLQMVQAMEKASGKKIPYKVVARREGDVAACYANPSLAHEELGWTAVLGLDRMCEDLWRWQQQNPSGFGAQA is encoded by the exons ATGCACACCTGGAAGTGGAGCCCGCGCCAGGGCCACGTCGACACTGGCCCACCCGGTGGCCCTCGAG GTGCAATGGCAGAGAAGGTTCTGGTCACAGGCGGGGCCGGTTACATCGGCAGCCACACCGTCCTGGAGCTGCTGGAGGCAGGCTACTCCCCTGTGGTCATCGACAACTTCCATAATGCCATCCGTG GAGGGGGCGCCCTGCCTGAGAGCCTGCAGCGGGTACAGGAGCTGACTGGCCGCTCTGTAGAGTTTGAGGAGATGGACATCTTGGACCAGGCAGCCCTACAACGTCTCTTCAAAAAG CACAGCTTTAAAGCTGTCATCCACTTTGCTGGGCTCAAGGCTGTGGGCGAGTCAGTGCAGAAGCCTCTGGACTACTATAGAGTTAACCTGACAGGGACCATCCAGCTTCTGGAG ATCATGAGAGCCCACGAAGTGAAGAACTTGGTGTTCAGCAGCTCAGCCACTGTGTATGGGAACCCCCAATACCTGCCCCTGGATGAGTCCCACCCAACCGGGGCTTGTACCAACCCCTACGGCAAGTCCAAGTTCTTCATCGAGGAAATGATCCAGGATCTGTGCCGAGCAGACAAG ACCTGGAATGCAGTGCTGCTGCGGTACTTCAACCCCACGGGTGCCCACGCCTCTGGCCGCATCGGCGAGGATCCCCAGGGTGTTCCCAACAACCTCATGCCCTATGTCTCCCAG GTGGCCATTGGGCGGCGGGAGGCCCTGAACGTCTTTGGTGATGATTATGCCACAGAGGACGGCACAG GGGTCCGGGACTACATTCATGTCGTGGATCTGGCCAAGGGCCACATTGCAGCCTTGAAGAAGCTGAAGGAACAGTGTGGCTGCCGG ATCTACAACCTCGGCACAGGCACGGGCTACTCCGTGCTGCAGATGGTCCAAGCCATGGAGAAGGCCTCAGGAAAGAAG ATCCCTTACAAGGTGGTGGCACGGCGGGAAGGCGATGTGGCAGCCTGTTACGCTAACCCCAGCCTGGCCCATGAGGAGCTGGGCTGGACAGCAGTCTTGGGACTGGACAGGATGT GTGAAGATCTATGGCGCTGGCAGCAGCAGAACCCGTCAGGATTCGGGGCGCAGGCCTGA
- the Hmgcl gene encoding hydroxymethylglutaryl-CoA lyase, mitochondrial isoform X1 yields MASVRKVLPRRVAGLASLRAVSTSSMGTFPKQVKIVEVGPRDGLQNEKSIVPTAVKIRLIDMLSEAGLPVIEATSFVSPKWVPQMADHTEVLKGIQKFPGISYPVLTPNMKGFEAAVAAGAKEVSIFGAVSELFTRKNVNCSVAESFQRFDGIMKAAQAANIPVRGYVSCTLGCPYEGKISPAKVAEVAKKLYSMGCYEISLGDTIGVGTPGLMKDMLSAVMHEVPVAALAVHCHDTYGQALANTLMALQMGVSVVDSSVAGLGGCPYAQGASGNLATEDLVYMLSGLGIHTGVNLQKLLEAGDFICQALNRKTSSKVAQATCKL; encoded by the exons ATGGCGAGCGTGCGGAAGGTGCTGCCGCGGCGAGTGGCGGGCTTGGCGTCCCTCCGGGCT GTCAGCACCTCATCTATGGGCACCTTTCCAAAGCAGGTGAAGATTGTGGAAGTTGGCCCCCGAGATGGTCTACAAAATGAAAAG AGTATTGTACCTACTGCTGTGAAGATCAGGCTGATCGACATGCTTTCTGAAGCGGGGCTCCCCGTCATAGAAGCCACCAGCTTTGTGTCTCCCAAATGGGTTCCTCAG ATGGCTGACCACACTGAAGTCTTGAAGGGCATTCAGAAGTTTCCTGGCATCAGCTACCCAGTCCTGACCCCAAACATGAAAGGCTTTGAGGCAGCG GTGGCTGCCGGAGCCAAGGAAGTAAGCATCTTCGGTGCTGTCTCGGAGCTCTTCACCAGGAAGAACGTCAACTGCTCCGTAGCCGAGAGCTTCCAGCGCTTTGACGGGATCATGAAGGCCGCTCAGGCCGCCAACATTCCCGTGCGCGG GTACGTCTCCTGTACCCTTGGATGCCCTTATGAAGGGAAGATCTCCCCGGCTAAAGTGGCTGAG GTTGCCAAGAAGCTGTACTCCATGGGCTGCTATGAGATCTCCCTAGGGGATACCATTGGTGTGGGCACCCCGGGGCTCATGAAAGATATGCTGTCTGCTGTCATGCACGAGGTGCCTGTGGCTGCCCTGGCTGTCCACTGCCATGACACCTATGGCCAAGCCCTGGCCAACACTTTGATGGCTCTGCAG ATGGGAGTGAGTGTTGTGGACTCTTCTGTGGCGGGACTCGGAGGCTGCCCCTATGCACAGGGGGCATCGGGGAATTTGGCCACTGAGGACCTGGTCTACATGCTCTCGGGCTTGGGCATTCACACG GGTGTAAACCTCCAGAAGCTCCTGGAAGCTGGGGACTTTATCTGCCAAGCCCTGAACAGAAAAACCAGCTCCAAAGTGGCTCAGGCTACCTGTAAACTCTGA
- the Gale gene encoding UDP-glucose 4-epimerase isoform X2, which yields MAEKVLVTGGAGYIGSHTVLELLEAGYSPVVIDNFHNAIRGGGALPESLQRVQELTGRSVEFEEMDILDQAALQRLFKKHSFKAVIHFAGLKAVGESVQKPLDYYRVNLTGTIQLLEIMRAHEVKNLVFSSSATVYGNPQYLPLDESHPTGACTNPYGKSKFFIEEMIQDLCRADKTWNAVLLRYFNPTGAHASGRIGEDPQGVPNNLMPYVSQVAIGRREALNVFGDDYATEDGTGVRDYIHVVDLAKGHIAALKKLKEQCGCRIYNLGTGTGYSVLQMVQAMEKASGKKIPYKVVARREGDVAACYANPSLAHEELGWTAVLGLDRMCEDLWRWQQQNPSGFGAQA from the exons ATGGCAGAGAAGGTTCTGGTCACAGGCGGGGCCGGTTACATCGGCAGCCACACCGTCCTGGAGCTGCTGGAGGCAGGCTACTCCCCTGTGGTCATCGACAACTTCCATAATGCCATCCGTG GAGGGGGCGCCCTGCCTGAGAGCCTGCAGCGGGTACAGGAGCTGACTGGCCGCTCTGTAGAGTTTGAGGAGATGGACATCTTGGACCAGGCAGCCCTACAACGTCTCTTCAAAAAG CACAGCTTTAAAGCTGTCATCCACTTTGCTGGGCTCAAGGCTGTGGGCGAGTCAGTGCAGAAGCCTCTGGACTACTATAGAGTTAACCTGACAGGGACCATCCAGCTTCTGGAG ATCATGAGAGCCCACGAAGTGAAGAACTTGGTGTTCAGCAGCTCAGCCACTGTGTATGGGAACCCCCAATACCTGCCCCTGGATGAGTCCCACCCAACCGGGGCTTGTACCAACCCCTACGGCAAGTCCAAGTTCTTCATCGAGGAAATGATCCAGGATCTGTGCCGAGCAGACAAG ACCTGGAATGCAGTGCTGCTGCGGTACTTCAACCCCACGGGTGCCCACGCCTCTGGCCGCATCGGCGAGGATCCCCAGGGTGTTCCCAACAACCTCATGCCCTATGTCTCCCAG GTGGCCATTGGGCGGCGGGAGGCCCTGAACGTCTTTGGTGATGATTATGCCACAGAGGACGGCACAG GGGTCCGGGACTACATTCATGTCGTGGATCTGGCCAAGGGCCACATTGCAGCCTTGAAGAAGCTGAAGGAACAGTGTGGCTGCCGG ATCTACAACCTCGGCACAGGCACGGGCTACTCCGTGCTGCAGATGGTCCAAGCCATGGAGAAGGCCTCAGGAAAGAAG ATCCCTTACAAGGTGGTGGCACGGCGGGAAGGCGATGTGGCAGCCTGTTACGCTAACCCCAGCCTGGCCCATGAGGAGCTGGGCTGGACAGCAGTCTTGGGACTGGACAGGATGT GTGAAGATCTATGGCGCTGGCAGCAGCAGAACCCGTCAGGATTCGGGGCGCAGGCCTGA